CAGCACGTTTGTATGTCAGCAAAACGGTATAGGAAGAAGTACTAACAAGTCTGACCAATGAATCTTGTTACAAATTTAGCTGTTACATCAAATTACTCTACAGGCAAGCAGAAAAAAGGGCGCCAGCTGATCGGAGTCAACGGAAATTGGTATGACGTTTCATCTTTTATTAAACATCATCCTGGTGGACAGATTATAGAGAGGTTTATCGGAAAAGATGCCTCTTCGGTATTTCACGCCTTTCACAAGCCATCAGTGTTACAGAGTAGAAAGCCTGTATCAGCAGTACAAGCAGATCAAGATGAGATGAGTCAAGACTTTCTACTACttggaaatttttttgaaaagtcTGGCTATTATGAAATTGATGTTCAATGGTATCTTATGAAGATCAGCATGACATTCGCCATGCTTTTGGCATCTTTCACATGTGTGATTTGCTTGCAAGACTCTCAATGGAAGTATGCTGGCGCTGTAGCTCTCGCAGGATTTTGGCAGCAGAGTGGATTTTTAATGCATGATGCGGAACACAATCTTATTACAAAGGATCGGCATGTAGATTCCTGGCTAGGCACTATATTTGCTACTGTATGCTTTGGAGTAAATGGACTCTGGTGGAGAAATGAGCATTTTGTTCATCACGCTCTCACAGCATGTGTCGACTACGAAACCGATTTCTTTGATCCGCAAATGAAGGAATATATTTGGACACAGAACAAAAAACTCTGGCCTTTCTTTTTCACTCGACTTCAGTATTATTGCATCAAAATTCAGCATTGGACATTCATACCAGTATGTATATTCATTGGAAGGATAGGAATCATGATCGACTCAATGATGGACATAAAGCGATCTCGAGAGCTCATCGCGTTTAGTCTGCACTGGATGTGGGTTTGGTTACTGCTATCTTGGCTTCCGAATTATCAACAAAGATTGGCATTTTATGCTGTAGCAGCCTTTTTGCAAGGCATTCTCCATATTCAGTTACTAATTAGCCACTACTCAAAAAGTTTCCATTATTTGAAGGAGTTAGGATCTAATGTCTCTTGGTATCAGATGCAAGTAGAAAGTAACATAGATATTATTAATCCATGGTGGATGGATTGGTTCCACGGTGGACTCAATTTTCATCTAGTTCATCATTTGTATCCTCGTATGCCCCGCTATAAATTTCGAGCAGCAACTCCATATGTTAAGGAGCTCTGCATGAAATATGGCCTTGAATATGATAGTTGTGGCTGGCTGGAGGCTATCTACAGAACTCTCTGCCACCTTAAATTGCAGTCTCAACATTTTTCACTAGACCCTAGGTAATTGACCTTAATTTACTTGATAGTATTATCTGCATGTTTCGCTTCATATTGTTTGGGCTTCCTTTTATCTTTCTTCATGGTGTCTGCTGTGATTGCATTGGTTAAATAAATGAGTATTGAATAGCTATAAGTTCTTTATATTAATCTGAATAAGTTTATGATTGTTGTAGTCctgattaaatatatttaatagtcATTATAGTAATAACTGCCTTTGTAAGCGCTCTGTCTAGCTGGTAATGACAGTGATGCATATATTTGATTAGTGTTAATGTTAGTCGAGTTACAAAAGGTAAAGATGATCCACCATGTTGCCTTATCCCGTAAATGCTTGAGATTTTATGGCATTGTGTATGTGGAGCGATAGCCGCACAGCCACGGAAGCAAAGCTTCCTATGTAAAGACTAATTAATACACTTagttaatacagaatactaaaTTTCAAGTGAACTGATTGCATAAAATACAGTTATTCCCATTAAAAAGTTAACAATTTTGAGTTGACATGCATTAGCTTGTTCTTTAATGGAGCTTtattattttaacaaatatgtGAGCTGTTGAAAATCTAGTTTTTCAATTGTGAGTATGACCAAAAATCATCAATGAAACTGCCTTACACCCTAAGATCAATTTAATGCACTATTTTGACTATTTTCTTGAGAAGGTACATTCACGATGCATTTGTTTTGGAGCATTCTAGAAAAAAATTTTCCAAAAGAGCAGTAGGTTGCTCACACAAGTCTGGAGGGCCTCTAAGCATTCTTTGTAACATATTGCTGAAATCTTTGAATGTGGCTCTTCTGGAGCTAAAATTGCTAGTGTAAAGTGTTCCCTAGCATTGTAGCCTATAAATTATGAAACATACAATTCGGTATGAGCCTAAGAGACTATCAGttcaattattttaaacaaGCCAATAGCAGTGTGTGGAACACCCATTTACTGATACTAAATATAAATGGGCCCATGCTTGTGCTGAGAGTGCTATTGCATCTGGTATTGGAACCTTCACAATAAATGCATGCAAAAGGAGCCGTCTAATTAAACAGTAATAAAAGATCCTttcattttacaacaaaaaaatgCAAGCTAGCAAACACTAGGCTAATAAACGTTGATAAATATTGCGCTGAAAgtaaaaatgtttgcttttagGAGCATAGTACAGGTTGATCAAACTATGGTTAACTACAGTGGAAAGATTTTAACATCAGTAGAGGTTTTTAGCATCAGCACTCTGTTGccaaattagtttttaaattttatcagcaTAACATTGTGTTATTTTGGAGCATTTTTTGATATGGTAATTTTTGCTTGCTGTTTGCCAAAAGCTTAACACTATTTGGTTAATTGcgtttttatattttgctgaaaGACTTACAGTGTATCGAAAACATGCATTTCATGACCATCCTTTCACATTCTAGCTTCAATCAAAAGTTATATTGTTTCTTAGTACAGCttataattttaaacttttaaataccAACATACGCAGAAATAACAGATAGGTCAAATAAAGtatcaattattaataaaaaataaaatataacctTATGTTATGTTATTGCTGATAAGTATGTAAACACACTGGAAACATTATTGAAAAAGACCAACTTTGATAaatgtacacatatatgtacacatttgTCAATTTTTTACGATGGTCAATTTTGGGCTCGCAATAACAATCGCATCACACATGCAAGTCTACACAACTTACAAAATTCAAATCGCAATGTTACTCGTGGACATGTCTTGTGAAAATGATCGGCAGGTTAAATCTTAGATTGTTAGACTGTCAACTAGATAGTTTAATAGTCAAGTACGTAACTTGCAACTAGGGAGTTGATTACACCTTGGATAGCCTGCATCTGTTGTACAAAACATGGCCATACTGAAAACTGATAAACTTATTGCTTTAGATGCTTGTTAGATTACATTTGCATTGGCAGCTAGACCCATCATTGATCAGGTATTCAAGCAACTAATATGCAAATAATATGCCAAATTAGCTTATTTCAAGGGTTACATGTAGATTTTATACGTCGTTGTAGTTTTCGGTCACCAAAATTTTGTAGGAGCTGCTGTCAATGCTTTTTAGTTCCTAATATTCTTTGGGTAAAACAACAAGTTCAAAGGTTAGTTTTTAGATTTTTGGTTGGAATGCATAGGCAGAATTTGATACGTTCTTGTCTAGACTGGGTCATAGTCAACGTTACAAAAGCAAAGGGTTGAAGTCAGCTGGTTGACCTCATTGTCAAGTGGTTGTAATAATTCCCCATTGAAGTTAGATAGGCAACTGTAGGCCTACATCTAGCATACTGTAAAGGAAATGACACATGATGTGTTCATTACAGCGTGTGATGTGAAACATGCTAAAGCCTGTAGTACTGAAAAGCAATGAGTTATCTATGGGAAGAAATGGAAACAAGTTATGTATTAGTTTAACAGACTTCCTTGGTTCTGCTCTGATTCACTTAGTTTTTGTTGGCCGTTTGCATCATTTTCAGTTCCTCATCAAGTAGGCAGTCATAATTGATCAATCTCCATTGGAGTAGCATTCAGTCCAACAGTCATACTGAGTCAATCgaacttgtttattattacCATTCATTTTTTCATTCAGAAAGCTTTGGATTTACTTGAATGACTGGTACAAGGTTCGTATAATTATAGCACTTGCAAAAGATTACTGGGGTGATCTAATTTTGGTTTATTACTGACAACTTTCAATACTGTTGGGCCAGTTTATATAACAATCATTTATTATACCCTCGAACATTTCTCATCTTTGGCAGGTTAGTCTCACCGTCATCCCTGGTTGCACACAGGACAGATTGTAATCTGATTATGCTTTTTGGAAAGTTTACCACAGTATCAGATAAAACACGAATGGCAAGCATTGAAGTCTGGTCTGCTGTGTATCAGTTTTCTCAGTGCTTTCAGTTAAACTAAAGAATGATAGAAAGCTTTATCTCCTACTCCATAACAAGCACAGATAGCTAATTTTGTTTTTGGTGCATGTTTTTCTGTTGTATTTTTCTTTGCTACTCAAAGCATCTATTGATCTTTATTGCAGCTGtagtagttacatgtacatgaggaaaaataagttttttaactTTGTTGATATTTCCTCTCTAAAAAAACTCCAgcattgtaatatatttttgttaaaccgTTTATTGCAAATTTGAAAGTACGCGAGAGGCAAATTTGATTTGTCAAGTCAATGACGACTTTCTAAAGAATATAACACATTATAATCTATAAAAAATCAACATTAGAGTACCACAACTAGTTTCCGCCAACTTTGCAGTCTAAAATTACAGGGACACATACAGTGGACCGGGAGTTATGGCATCCCTGTCTTACaattttcaccttacgatgtggaacacgaaGTTTTTTTGGCCATTCGTTACAGTATTTTTCCCACCATATGACATCAACATGTCTCCgaaatttaaatttgaacaACATCGCTCGGTAATTTTTGTCGAATTAGTTTGGAATAAAGTTTCAAGCTATAAGATTGGCGAAAAGTACCAACAAATAATAACAGCACCAAACAGATAATGACAGCaccaaacaaataataaaaattaagagGACAAAATTTAAGTTTAGTAAGATATTAAAACTTGGCTTCAAGTGTGTGCGTTTTtcataagctaaattcatttaagacaagttcaaattttctgttgagtaacgtcacaaaagtttagtgtaccaaaCACATTGCTGTAAAGTCTCTCTCAGACCCTCGTTAGCATACATCTGTCTAGAAGTTAAGAACTCTCTACAGTACTGTACATGggaatgttaaattttattacagatcataGCCACTGAATAGGTACCTAACTATAGTTGCTATACTATGTTattactgatttttaatatgtacagtaaaaatatataattttgatggttttttggGGGAATGTGGTTAAAGTAGATAACTGCTATAGGTTAATATGCCCCTCCACGCTAAATTTTTGCCATTCAATCACAGTACCAGAACTTTAATGTCAAGTGGCAGGGTGCACTGTAATAGCAATATAGTGATTTTCCTGGTTTTACTGCTACAAACACGTCTTTGGCGAGTTTTTAGTCAGGTGACAAGCTCTTTATGGCAAGTTGATTGGGATGTCATCTTGCAAGCTTAACAGGTTATATGCCAAATGAGATCACTTACAACTATGAAGTAGAATATTATAACTTTCCCTCAGCAAACTGGGTAGATTGAACAAAAAAACTCGAACAGTTTAATCGATCCTACCTGTCTGAATTACggttttgtttatttataacaatatctattgtttgttaacattttatcaatgatatacgATACTTTTACCAATGTTTTTGAATGAAGCCTTTTCTTTCTATAGAACGCCAAAAACTGCTATCATTCTAAATAGGTAATAGtataaaatgtaataaacaTTTAGATTGGGGTTTGGGTTTGAGCATCATAGCAGTCATTGTTCTGTACTTCATACTTCTCAATCCTCTGTGGAATTTGGGAAAGGACTTACAAAAGCTATCTAATAATGCCTTGTTATCTAAACATGGTAGATGGATTGCTTCAACTTCATAAAAAGGGTTTTATTATGGTTATGCGACAGTGCCTAACGAATGGTTATAACAGTATCCTGTGAGATTTCTTCTATTGTAGTGTTTCGCATctataaaagtataaaataaaaattccaAAAATGCATTTGTTAGTGATAATCAGCAAAGGAATTCATAGTTTGTGATGTACACTGAATCATTGCCACAGCAATAACAGCAGTTTATGTAGCAGATAAGTGCAGCTGGGTAGAACTTTGTAGAATTTTGTAGAAACcagtacttacagacatgattTCTCCGACATTTGCTAATGTCATTTTGGCTCAGATGTCGCCTAGCTAAACACTGAACAATCTTTGAGCTATCTATAGCTGAACATGGGCGCAATAACAAAATATGAATTAACTAGGTTTTTGGCTGACAAAGTTTAGATTACATCAGTCATCTTCTGAAGGAATAGTTTTCCGGAATTCCCCTAACAGCGAATCACATTGCAGCTTAGTAAATCAGTGTTGTTTTAAAGCAGGTGtttttagataaaaagattAATTAAGCAAGCTACAAGTGATTTCTGAAGGTGAGGAGAATGTGGCTTGCTAATTATTAAGGTATCATGCATTGATACGCTTGTGTATAAAGACTTGATCCTAACATTTTAGAATAACCATTTAATtaagataatagtaataacaaatataatacaatacaaatataatacaatacaaatataatacaatacaaatataatacaatacaaatataatacaatacaaatataatacaatacaaatataatacaatacaaatatagtataatttttttactataCTAAGAGCCGTATCCATCTGGCTGTCTGAAGCCATTAGGAAAAAATGTTTCACTCGGGAATCAAACTCGGATGATCAGCTTAGCAACCAggcacactaccaactgcaTCACTTGACCACTTTGTTATATTGGGTAATAATTATTcaaatacttattacaccttATGATATCTAGCAGGGTATTGCCAGGGTAGCAAATAATATAATTCATGACAATTAAGATTGTCAAGCTAAGTCATAAGATGTCAGGCTTTGTTAGGAAACTCAAGCCTCGGTTGTCCAACAACCAATGAATTTGGGTATGCGGAAACATTGTTTACATATCTGGTCGACacatgcaataaaaatatttgtatgaaTAATACACATACGAATAATAAGAAATAATTGAAGAATAACATTTGTTTATAATTGAGTGCATTGTGCTACAATGTATGCAAAGCTATTAACATAATCTATTGTGTTTCAAAACTTGTTAGATTGTTCTAACAAAGCATCGGTGACAAATGCACCAATGCTTTGGATCTATCGTATCAGTTATTCTTGAATAGAGCTAGTTTTTTAGTAGCAAATTGCGCTTATTCACATGACATAACTGGAACCTTAGAGAGAAATATTCAGATGAGGCTACTCCGAGACTGACACACAGTCGATAACAAAAACTTACACATTTCACCGAATGTTGAAGAAGGTGCCTCTCCATGGgtcaaaaatgtattttgtacgAGGTGACattttttataagaaataacTGCTGGTGATTCTATACAGCTATAATTAAAGTGCCAATAGAGATCGCTCACAGCTATGAAGTAGATTGTTATAACCTTACCTCAGCAAACTATGAGGTAGATGGAATAAATAATCTCAAACAATTCAATCGCTCCTGCATGTCAGAATTACGATTCGTCTTTGTTCATTTAAAGCAATATCTATGGTTTGTCAATATTCCATCAAAAACATTTGATACTTTTACCAATGTTTTTGAACAAAACCGTTTTTGTTTCCATAAAATGCCAAAAATCGCTGTCATTCAGAATAGGTATTAgtataaaatgtaataaaaatttgGATTGGAGTTAGAGCATTACAGCTGTCATTGCTCTGTACTTCACACTTCTCAATCCTCTGTGGCATTTGGGAAAGGACTCACAAGAGCTATCTAATCTCTTGTTATCTAAACATGAGCCTTCTTGGAAAATGATTTTATTCGGATTATGTGACAGCGCCTAACAGATGGTTGTTAACTTGTTGTTATTAATGGTTGTTATTAACGGTTGTTGTTAACGGTCAAAACTGCATCTATTTGATATGATAATTACGCCAAAATTGAAGgtataaaaaaaaacacttcCAATCACATCCCATGTTGTATGGCTATCAATGgtacatatctatatatgcaCACTGTCTGCTAGTTAGTCTGTTAGTTCCGTTATTATGTTAGTCTTTCTATGAAGGGTAgataatcaaataaaacaatccaTTGGTGAGGAGAAGAGAACTTCGCCTGGAAACAAATTCTTCAATTGATTTCTCATAGTGAAGACATCACGTAAACGGTAATTTAAATGTTTGGTACATGATATTCTCATAGCGAAGACATCACGTAAACAGGAATTTAAATGTTTGGTACATTATTACCTATAAAAAGATCAATTTGACTTGCTCTAGACACCATAACTTGGATAGAGCCTTGATAAATGGATTTGAGAGGAGTTTGTGTTAGTCAAAAAGTAAAACCAAATTAAACATTTTGGAACCCTTGGAAGAAGAAAGCTTCACTTTTTCAGCAATTTATTTAAAGGAAAAGTAGGGGTCATCAGCAGGATTTCCCTATGGAGTTCATGG
The genomic region above belongs to Watersipora subatra chromosome 1, tzWatSuba1.1, whole genome shotgun sequence and contains:
- the LOC137410486 gene encoding uncharacterized protein, with the protein product MNLVTNLAVTSNYSTGKQKKGRQLIGVNGNWYDVSSFIKHHPGGQIIERFIGKDASSVFHAFHKPSVLQSRKPVSAVQADQDEMSQDFLLLGNFFEKSGYYEIDVQWYLMKISMTFAMLLASFTCVICLQDSQWKYAGAVALAGFWQQSGFLMHDAEHNLITKDRHVDSWLGTIFATVCFGVNGLWWRNEHFVHHALTACVDYETDFFDPQMKEYIWTQNKKLWPFFFTRLQYYCIKIQHWTFIPVCIFIGRIGIMIDSMMDIKRSRELIAFSLHWMWVWLLLSWLPNYQQRLAFYAVAAFLQGILHIQLLISHYSKSFHYLKELGSNVSWYQMQVESNIDIINPWWMDWFHGGLNFHLVHHLYPRMPRYKFRAATPYVKELCMKYGLEYDSCGWLEAIYRTLCHLKLQSQHFSLDPR